In Sodalis ligni, a single genomic region encodes these proteins:
- the gyrA gene encoding DNA topoisomerase (ATP-hydrolyzing) subunit A, giving the protein MSDLAREITPVNIEEELKSSYLDYAMSVIVGRALPDVRDGLKPVHRRVLFAMSVLGNDWNKPYKKSARVVGDVIGKYHPHGDTAVYDTIVRMAQPFSLRYMLVDGQGNFGSVDGDSAAAMRYTEVRMSKIAHELLADLEKDTVDYVPNYDGTEQIPDVMPTKIPNLLINGSSGIAVGMATNIPPHNLTEVINGCLAYIDDENISVEGLMEHIPGPDFPTAAIINGRRGIEEAYRTGRGKILIRARAEVEADAKSGRETIIVHEIPYQVNKARLIEKIAELVKDKRIEGISALRDESDKDGMRIVIEIKRDAVGEVVLNNLYSQTQLQVSFGINMVALHQGQPKIMSLKDILSAFVRHRREVVTRRTIFELRKARDRAHILEALAVALANIEPIIELIRHAPSPAEAKSGLIARSWELGTVAAMLERAGDNAARPEWLEEQYGIRDGRYYLTEQQAQAILDLRLQKLTGLEHEKLLDEYKELLTQIAELIIILENPDRLMEVIREELNAMKEQYNDARRTEITANTSDINIEDLINQEDVVVTLSHEGYVKYQPLTDYEAQRRGGKGKSAARIKEEDFIDRLLVANTHDTILLFSSRGRLYWMKVYQLPEASRGARGRPIVNLLPLEPNERITAILPVREYEEGRHVFMATASGTVKKTALTEFSRPRSAGIIAVNLNDGDELIGVDLTDGQNEVMLFSAYGKVVRFPESQVRSMGRTATGVRGINLADKDRVVSLIIPRGDGPILTVTQHGYGKRTAQAEYPTKSRATLGVISIKVSERNGEVVGAVQVEDSDQIMMITDAGTLVRTRVSEVSIVGRNTQGVTLIRTAEGEHVVGLQRVVEPVDDEDLDTVEGLAEGEVNDAGDDADIDDDAGDDIALDDADDADDADDADDEDGEDEGEDYPNS; this is encoded by the coding sequence ATGAGTGACCTTGCCAGAGAAATAACACCGGTCAACATCGAAGAAGAGTTAAAAAGCTCTTATCTGGATTACGCCATGTCCGTTATTGTCGGACGTGCGCTGCCGGATGTACGGGATGGGTTGAAACCGGTACACCGCCGCGTATTGTTTGCGATGAGCGTACTCGGTAATGACTGGAATAAACCTTACAAAAAATCGGCCCGTGTGGTCGGGGACGTCATCGGTAAATATCACCCCCATGGTGATACCGCGGTCTACGACACCATCGTGCGTATGGCCCAGCCGTTCTCGCTGCGCTATATGCTGGTGGATGGCCAGGGTAATTTCGGTTCCGTCGACGGCGACTCCGCCGCGGCAATGCGTTACACCGAAGTCCGCATGTCGAAAATCGCCCATGAATTGCTGGCGGACCTCGAAAAAGACACCGTGGATTATGTGCCGAACTACGACGGCACCGAACAGATCCCCGACGTCATGCCCACCAAGATCCCCAACCTGTTGATCAATGGCTCTTCCGGCATTGCCGTAGGTATGGCCACCAACATTCCGCCGCATAACCTGACGGAAGTGATCAACGGTTGCCTGGCCTATATCGACGACGAGAATATCAGCGTCGAAGGCCTGATGGAACATATTCCCGGCCCTGACTTTCCCACCGCCGCCATCATCAACGGCCGGCGCGGTATCGAAGAGGCCTACCGCACCGGACGCGGTAAAATCCTGATCCGCGCCCGCGCGGAAGTGGAAGCGGATGCCAAAAGCGGTCGTGAAACCATCATCGTGCATGAAATCCCTTATCAGGTGAACAAAGCGCGTTTGATAGAAAAAATCGCCGAGCTGGTGAAAGACAAGCGCATTGAAGGTATCAGCGCCCTGCGCGATGAATCCGACAAAGACGGCATGCGCATCGTCATCGAGATCAAGCGCGACGCGGTAGGGGAAGTGGTGCTCAACAACCTCTACTCCCAAACGCAGCTGCAGGTCTCCTTCGGCATCAATATGGTGGCGCTGCATCAGGGCCAGCCCAAGATCATGTCGCTGAAGGATATTCTCTCCGCCTTCGTGCGCCACCGTCGTGAAGTGGTCACCCGCCGCACGATTTTCGAACTGCGCAAAGCGCGGGATCGCGCCCACATCCTTGAAGCCCTGGCAGTGGCGCTGGCCAATATCGAACCCATTATCGAATTAATCCGCCATGCGCCGAGCCCGGCCGAAGCGAAAAGCGGACTTATCGCCCGTTCCTGGGAACTGGGCACGGTAGCGGCCATGCTGGAACGCGCCGGCGACAACGCCGCCCGGCCGGAATGGCTGGAAGAGCAATACGGCATCCGCGACGGACGTTATTATCTCACCGAACAGCAGGCGCAAGCCATCCTGGATCTGCGCTTGCAGAAACTGACCGGGCTGGAACATGAAAAGCTGCTGGACGAATATAAAGAACTGCTGACCCAAATCGCCGAACTCATCATCATCCTGGAAAACCCGGATCGGCTGATGGAAGTGATTCGCGAAGAACTCAACGCGATGAAAGAGCAGTACAACGATGCCCGCCGCACCGAGATCACCGCCAATACCTCCGATATCAATATCGAGGACCTGATTAATCAGGAAGACGTGGTGGTGACCCTGTCCCATGAAGGGTATGTGAAATACCAGCCGCTCACCGACTATGAAGCCCAGCGCCGCGGCGGAAAAGGCAAATCAGCGGCCAGGATCAAGGAAGAGGACTTTATCGACCGCCTGCTGGTGGCCAACACCCATGACACCATCCTGCTGTTCTCCAGCCGGGGGCGCCTGTACTGGATGAAGGTTTACCAACTGCCGGAAGCCAGCCGCGGCGCCCGCGGCCGGCCTATCGTCAATCTGCTGCCCCTTGAACCGAACGAGCGTATCACCGCCATCCTGCCGGTGCGTGAATACGAAGAAGGACGCCATGTCTTCATGGCCACCGCCAGCGGCACGGTGAAAAAGACCGCGCTGACCGAGTTCAGCCGTCCGCGCAGCGCCGGCATTATCGCCGTCAATCTGAATGACGGGGATGAACTTATCGGCGTCGATCTTACCGACGGGCAGAACGAGGTTATGCTGTTCTCCGCCTACGGCAAGGTAGTGCGTTTCCCTGAAAGCCAGGTGCGTTCCATGGGCCGTACCGCCACCGGCGTGCGCGGCATCAATCTGGCCGACAAGGATCGGGTGGTTTCCCTGATCATTCCGCGCGGCGACGGTCCGATCCTGACCGTGACGCAGCACGGTTACGGCAAGCGTACCGCCCAGGCTGAATATCCCACCAAATCCCGCGCCACTCTCGGCGTGATATCGATAAAAGTGAGCGAACGCAATGGCGAAGTGGTGGGCGCCGTGCAGGTGGAAGACAGCGATCAGATCATGATGATCACCGATGCCGGCACCCTGGTGCGCACCCGTGTGTCCGAAGTCAGCATCGTCGGGCGCAACACCCAGGGTGTTACCCTGATCCGGACCGCTGAAGGCGAACATGTGGTCGGCCTGCAGCGCGTGGTGGAACCGGTGGACGATGAAGATCTCGACACCGTCGAAGGGCTGGCGGAAGGCGAAGTGAATGACGCGGGAGACGACGCCGATATCGACGACGACGCTGGGGACGATATCGCCCTTGATGACGCCGACGACGCAGATGATGCCGACGATGCGGATGACGAAGACGGCGAAGATGAGGGTGAAGACTACCCGAACAGCTGA
- the rcsC gene encoding two-component system sensor histidine kinase RcsC, with the protein MKYFSSFRTTVKISRYLFRTLALLLWALGALLSTFNIISLLHQRESDLRQEYNTSFAQAQSYFTRSADMMREIKYVAENRLNTSLPGPDMMTGLLAGKVSRPEYTPLSPNPDCGRVETEYRHSVDSLSYFLSYWKDSFTETYDLNRVFYISGESLCMANFNLRADNGVDNTLPKSLQQQVVKYRNARQNDREDDIYWVAPGQRGDRGYLYMLTPIYAANKLEALLGIELNIRLEDFITNSTLPIGITLLDQNNAPMMSLSGGVRRASELSSYPEAAGFYGYTEGYKNLVMKRSLAPTSLSIVYSLSLSTIIENFKAVFINALLLNVLTALLLFILTWLFERKMFAPAEKNALQLEENEQFNRKIVASAPVGICILRISDGANLISNELAHNYLSLLTFEDRERIIHIICGQQVNFVDVMTSNNNNLQISFVHSRYLNENVAICVLVDISARVRMEESLQEMATAAEQASQAKSMFLATVSHELRTPLYGIIGNLDLLKTQDLPEGVDRLVMAMNNSSALLLNIISDILDFSKIESEQLKIEPRSYSPREVVSHIAGNYLSLVVKKRLGLYCFVDPGVPNSMRGDPVRLQQVLSNILNNAIKFTHSGCISIYVFCHDGYLQLCIRDTGVGIQQRELIKLFDPFVQLGSDGHQQFQGTGLGLAICEKLVNLMDGDIAVESESGLGSQFTIRLPLYEASRSYTVLNSDLYGRVCWLALRNTALEHYLTRLLKENGLMAKRHTDQVIGGDEVFISDDDIPPGGCYRAWIRFCIAHIGPALEINPGHWLLSPAFTEELPLLLLKIYRGESTASSAPLLPQPSPTANGENNDIRILVVDDHPINRRLLADQLGSLGYQVMTANDGVDALSFLNKQSVDIILSDVNMPKMDGYELTRRLRQQGRVLPVIGVTANALAEEKQRCLDAGMDSCLSKPVTVSVLQPALALFSRRARAQRGELEEHS; encoded by the coding sequence TTGAAATACTTCTCATCCTTTCGCACAACGGTCAAAATATCCCGCTACCTGTTTCGGACGCTGGCCCTATTGCTCTGGGCGCTGGGGGCGCTGTTATCCACTTTTAACATTATCAGCCTCCTGCATCAGCGCGAATCCGATCTCCGTCAGGAATACAATACCAGCTTCGCCCAAGCCCAAAGCTATTTCACCCGCTCTGCCGATATGATGCGGGAAATCAAATACGTGGCGGAAAACCGCCTCAACACCAGTTTGCCCGGCCCGGATATGATGACCGGCCTGTTGGCCGGCAAGGTGAGCCGACCGGAATATACGCCCCTTTCCCCCAATCCCGACTGCGGCCGCGTGGAAACCGAATACCGCCACTCCGTGGATTCGCTGAGCTATTTTCTCAGCTACTGGAAAGACAGTTTCACCGAAACCTACGATTTGAATCGGGTTTTTTATATCAGCGGTGAAAGCCTGTGTATGGCGAACTTCAATCTGCGCGCTGATAACGGCGTTGACAACACGCTGCCGAAAAGCCTGCAGCAGCAAGTGGTCAAATACCGCAACGCCCGGCAAAACGATCGGGAGGATGACATTTATTGGGTGGCTCCCGGCCAGCGGGGCGACCGCGGCTATTTGTATATGTTAACGCCGATTTACGCGGCCAATAAGCTGGAAGCCCTGCTGGGCATCGAGCTCAATATCCGGCTGGAGGATTTCATCACCAACAGTACTTTGCCCATCGGCATCACGCTGCTGGATCAGAATAACGCTCCGATGATGTCACTGTCCGGCGGGGTACGGCGGGCCTCCGAACTGAGCTCCTATCCCGAAGCGGCCGGATTTTACGGTTATACGGAAGGCTACAAGAATCTGGTGATGAAAAGGAGCCTGGCGCCCACGTCCCTGAGCATTGTCTATTCGCTGTCTTTATCCACTATTATCGAGAATTTTAAAGCAGTCTTCATCAATGCTCTTTTGCTGAATGTACTCACGGCATTGCTGCTGTTTATCCTGACCTGGCTGTTTGAGCGCAAAATGTTTGCCCCGGCGGAAAAAAACGCGTTGCAGCTGGAGGAAAACGAACAGTTCAACCGCAAAATCGTCGCTTCCGCACCGGTGGGCATTTGCATCCTGCGCATCAGCGACGGCGCCAACCTCATCAGCAACGAGCTGGCCCATAATTATCTGAGCCTGCTGACCTTTGAAGACCGGGAACGCATCATCCATATCATCTGCGGGCAGCAGGTGAATTTTGTCGATGTCATGACCAGCAATAACAATAATCTGCAAATAAGCTTTGTCCATTCGCGCTACCTCAATGAAAACGTCGCCATCTGCGTGCTGGTGGATATCAGCGCCCGGGTGCGGATGGAAGAGTCTTTACAGGAAATGGCGACGGCGGCCGAGCAGGCCAGCCAGGCGAAATCCATGTTTCTGGCCACCGTCAGCCATGAATTACGAACGCCGTTATACGGCATTATCGGCAACCTGGATCTGCTTAAAACCCAGGATTTGCCGGAAGGCGTCGACCGGCTGGTGATGGCAATGAATAACTCGTCGGCGTTATTGCTCAACATTATCAGCGATATCCTGGATTTTTCCAAAATCGAATCCGAGCAGTTGAAAATTGAGCCGCGCAGCTATTCTCCCCGCGAAGTGGTGAGCCACATCGCCGGCAATTACCTGTCGCTGGTAGTGAAAAAACGCCTGGGCCTCTACTGCTTCGTCGATCCCGGCGTGCCGAACAGCATGCGTGGGGATCCGGTGCGGCTGCAACAGGTGTTATCGAACATATTAAATAACGCCATTAAATTTACCCATAGCGGCTGTATCTCCATTTATGTCTTTTGCCATGACGGCTACCTGCAGTTATGCATCAGGGATACGGGGGTCGGCATTCAGCAGCGGGAATTAATCAAACTGTTTGATCCCTTCGTGCAGTTGGGCAGTGACGGTCACCAGCAGTTCCAGGGAACCGGGCTGGGATTGGCGATTTGCGAGAAGCTGGTCAATCTGATGGACGGCGACATCGCCGTTGAATCGGAGAGCGGGTTGGGTAGCCAGTTCACTATCCGGCTGCCGCTGTATGAGGCGTCCCGCTCCTATACGGTGCTTAACAGCGATTTGTACGGGCGGGTGTGCTGGCTGGCGTTGCGCAACACCGCCCTTGAACACTATCTGACCCGCCTGCTGAAAGAAAACGGCCTCATGGCCAAGCGGCATACCGATCAGGTCATCGGCGGCGACGAGGTATTTATCAGTGACGATGATATTCCCCCCGGTGGCTGTTATCGTGCCTGGATCCGCTTTTGCATCGCGCATATCGGCCCGGCACTGGAAATCAACCCCGGCCACTGGTTGCTCAGCCCGGCCTTTACTGAAGAACTGCCGCTGTTACTGTTGAAAATCTATCGTGGTGAATCCACGGCTTCATCGGCGCCGCTGCTGCCTCAGCCGTCGCCGACGGCGAATGGCGAAAACAATGACATCAGAATCCTGGTGGTGGATGATCATCCCATTAACCGCCGGCTGTTGGCGGATCAACTGGGTTCCTTGGGATATCAGGTCATGACGGCGAACGACGGCGTGGATGCGCTGAGCTTTCTTAACAAGCAGTCGGTGGATATCATCCTGAGCGATGTGAATATGCCGAAGATGGATGGGTATGAACTGACCCGCCGTTTACGGCAACAGGGCAGGGTATTGCCGGTTATCGGGGTGACCGCCAACGCGCTGGCGGAAGAGAAGCAACGCTGTCTTGATGCGGGGATGGACAGCTGCCTGTCCAAGCCGGTTACAGTGAGTGTATTGCAACCCGCTCTGGCCCTGTTCAGTCGCAGGGCCAGAGCGCAACGCGGCGAGCTTGAGGAACACTCCTGA
- the ubiG gene encoding bifunctional 2-polyprenyl-6-hydroxyphenol methylase/3-demethylubiquinol 3-O-methyltransferase UbiG has protein sequence MNRESQTAAAGDNVDRREIAKFDAVASRWWDKEGEFKPLHRINPLRLDYILRHADGLFGKTVLDVGCGGGILTESMALEGATATGLDMGAEPLAVARLHALESRLNIDYIQQTVEEHAAENPERYDVVTCMEMLEHVPDPASIVRACARLVKPGGDVFFSTLNRNPKAWLMAIVGAEYLLRLVPRGTHSITKFIKPAELLHWLDDTPLQERHITGLHYTPLRDRFSLGGNVDVNYRLHPRHRL, from the coding sequence ATGAATCGGGAATCTCAGACCGCTGCCGCCGGCGATAATGTGGATCGGCGGGAAATCGCCAAATTCGACGCGGTGGCCTCCCGCTGGTGGGATAAGGAAGGGGAATTCAAACCCCTGCACCGCATTAACCCCCTGCGCCTGGACTATATTCTGCGCCATGCCGACGGCCTGTTCGGCAAAACGGTGCTGGACGTGGGCTGCGGCGGGGGAATATTGACTGAAAGCATGGCCCTGGAAGGGGCGACGGCCACCGGGCTGGACATGGGCGCCGAACCGTTGGCGGTGGCGCGGCTGCACGCGCTGGAAAGCCGGCTGAATATTGATTATATCCAGCAGACGGTGGAAGAGCACGCGGCGGAAAACCCGGAGCGCTATGATGTAGTGACCTGTATGGAAATGCTGGAACACGTCCCGGATCCCGCGTCCATCGTCCGCGCCTGCGCACGTCTGGTGAAACCCGGCGGCGACGTGTTTTTCTCCACCCTGAACCGCAATCCCAAGGCGTGGCTGATGGCCATCGTGGGGGCCGAGTACCTGCTGCGTCTGGTGCCTCGTGGCACCCATAGCATTACTAAATTCATCAAGCCGGCGGAGCTGCTGCACTGGCTCGACGACACCCCGCTGCAGGAGCGGCATATCACCGGCCTGCATTATACCCCGCTGAGAGATCGTTTTAGCCTGGGGGGCAATGTTGACGTTAATTACAGGCTGCATCCCCGCCACCGCCTGTAA